Below is a window of Sceloporus undulatus isolate JIND9_A2432 ecotype Alabama chromosome 9, SceUnd_v1.1, whole genome shotgun sequence DNA.
TGTGTTTGCTTTATTCACAGTGTTAGAGTTCACAAATGCAAATCAGTGGAGTAAGGAATTGAGGAAGGGGACCCTCCTGCTGCTGGACTGGGACCATAGACCGAAACCTTTTTCCTTCTGGCCACTCTGACCCAATAATTGTGTTTTAGCTGTAGTGTGGTGGTTAACTCTGTTGTGAATGGCCTTGGGGCCTTTgttgggagaaagaaaggaatgccTTGGGACCATCTTTCAGTGaccactgccatttcctttcccCTCAGCTCTTGAAGAAGATGAGTTCCAGCGACACCCCTCTGGGCACAGTGGCTTTGCTGCAGGAGAAGCAGAAGGCCCAGAAGACTCCGTACATCGTGCTCAGCGGCAGTGGCAAGAGCATGAATGCGTAAGGACATGATGGGGAGAAAGGGCCTTGAGGCAAGGAGTGGGAGGCAGATGGGTCTACTCTGCAAGGTTATACCAGATCAGAGAAGCAGAGAGGTGGCCTGTCAGATGTTGAACTGAATCCTCCCCACCGCTGTCAGTGCTAGGAGTTGCAACCCAGCACTTCCTCCAAGTCTAGGCAGTCCTTAGTAGTAACTGGACAAAGGGGGACTTTGCTGACTGTTGCTTCTCTCTTTCCACAGAAACACCATCACCAAATAGATGGCTCACTTGGAGGGAAACACTTCATTCTTCTGGGGattatttcaagccatggaggaTTTGCATCCttgtgggaagaagaggagaaggggctCTTTCCACCTGCAAGTCTCCATTCCTCCCCAATTTCAAGGGTGGAGGGAGTATCTGTGTATATAGTTCTGGAGCTGAGTTTTGAGCACCTTCCTTCCCCAGCCCCACCAACCCTCTTCTTTTGTATCTATATGTGATATTGCTGAATTAAAAATTAGCTGCTCCCTGCCTAGTTTGTCAAGCCTCTTCTTTCCACCACATACTGAAATAAGAAACATGTTCTGGTGCTACTACACAATGGTTTCAATCCTGTATGGCAGTTACAAATGTATACCTTCAGTTACAtagtcagtttttaaaatcctcttcCCCCCTTCTAAGCAGGGAAACCCTTACCTTCCAGAGCTGCCATTCTCTTCCCAGCCAGAAAGATTCAAAGCTTTATGAGAAAGGAAAGGTATGAGGACTTGGCAGATCATAGTTTCCAGGGACTCCTGAAGGCAACGCTTCCTTGGCCAAATATTCCACCAGTCTGCTAGTCCCTAGGCTTGGAGCACACATTTATTAAATAAggcagaagagagaaggagaagagaccTGGAGTACAAGGTCAAAACGCTCTTCAAAGAATGAGCCAAGGCTGCTCCTGACTTTGCAACAGCTACTCAGAATTGCTGAAGTCCACCTTGGCCTCCTCAGAAAACATCTAGTCCAGGGTAAAGGTGAGAGCCTGAGAGGTTTGATCAGTGAGCTCCCATCCTGGATGGGTCAGGCTCCCAGGGCTAGTTTGGGCTGCTCTGCTTTACTtctcattctcctcttcctcttcctcctctgagtCACTGCTGTCTTCACTCTCCTCATAGTCGTAATTGACCCGGTTGGTGTTCACAAACAGGTCAGCGTCGTCCTCGGAGTCTTCCTCCCCGGCTGAGCGCGGTGGGCTTCGTGCCACGTCCCTGTTTTGGGGGGGCGGAAGAGGCAAGATGGGTTTAGGGTTTATTCTGAAATGATTACCACTCCTTTGGTTGTCAAAGCCACACGCAACCACCAAAAAACATGGGAAACCCCAACCCAGCCTTCCCATATGCAGCACTGGGGGATTTGATCAGCAGTCAAGAGGTTGGATTTGTTTGGGGGCCTAATTCTAGCATTGGCTGTGAGAGAACACTGGATCCCATCAGCAAAAGGGCTGGGATGCTTCTCCGGCATCATTTAGCTCCAAAAGAATTGCTGGGGAGACACCCAGTTCTGGATTGAGACAACTTCCAACACCAAAGTCACCCACAGATCGTTGGGAAAGTTCTGCCATGGTGCTCCAAACATTATTCCAGACCATCCCAGGGGCAGAGCCCTTGTACTTACCTCTCTTTAATGGCCCTGTGAGTCCCAGCCACTTCATCTAAGAAGGCTTCGGGCCTGTAGGAGAAAACAAAAAGCCGGCTCAGTCTCTCCCTTCGGAGAAACAGGTGAAATGGGCAGAGATGCTAGCATTTCTGGACATTTTTGAAGTCACTGAagaaaacctcctcctcctctttttgcaggggaattaaaattaaaaatacaaaatgacccCTCTTTCCAGACTGGAAGTTACTTGGTTTCGTCAGCAATGTTCATATACAAAATTTACATTGACATAACATAATCATGACTGAGATATTAAAAGTACTGTTCATTTGgaatataattgttgttgtgtgccttcacgttgtttctgacttatggtgacttaaggtgaacatatcatggagtTTCTTGTCACAAATTTTTTAAGGAGAGACGGGTTGCCATTACTCTCTGAtggagctgagagagtgcaacttgccccagggccacccagtttacgtggccaagctgggatacaaaccctggtccaacgctctaaccactacacacCCCAACACTTACCAATAACCTTCCTTCTTCAGGTAGCGCACGTGGTCTTTGTAGAGGACAAAACTGATCTCTGCTTTcactttctccccttcttctaTGGGATCCACCAGCAGGAAGtcacctgggaaaaagagggttGTATAAAGTCACGGAGGGCCATGTACCACTTGTCACATGGGAGGCAGGACACTTCACTTTACTGGGGCACATGAGACAAGAGGGCACAGCTACGTTCAGTTTCTGTTTATGGGTTCCTTCTAGTTATTGATAAGTCTGACTACAACAGGCCACTGATCTGATCCAACACGACTCTGGTTACAT
It encodes the following:
- the EIF1AD gene encoding probable RNA-binding protein EIF1AD: MSQATKRKHVVKEVLEEHVVPSERQQIVRVLGTPGNNLHEVETPEGTRFLASMPTKFRKNIWIKRGDFLLVDPIEEGEKVKAEISFVLYKDHVRYLKKEGYWPEAFLDEVAGTHRAIKERDVARSPPRSAGEEDSEDDADLFVNTNRVNYDYEESEDSSDSEEEEEEENEK